A single Altererythrobacter sp. BO-6 DNA region contains:
- a CDS encoding folate-binding protein YgfZ — MTATRLNNRAVIRLSALDESEDVRSFLQGLVTNDVTGALPAYAALLSAQGKAMFDFLVWAGGDDLLLDCEADAADELVKRLSLYRLRRKIAIGRDEALAVHWSTDAQEGASPDPRLPQLGWRWLAPADPADESADAAWLAHRLALGVPEGRAELGDILWLETNAAELNGVSFTKGCYVGQENTARMNWRQKVNRRLVVVPLAQSEEKRRKIAYPELGSAVDHLRVEDIDAAIVPEWMREAVTPAD; from the coding sequence ATGACTGCCACCCGCCTGAACAACCGCGCCGTCATTCGCTTGTCCGCGCTGGACGAGAGCGAAGATGTCCGCAGCTTCCTGCAGGGGCTGGTCACCAATGACGTGACGGGCGCCCTGCCCGCCTATGCCGCACTGCTCTCAGCGCAGGGCAAGGCGATGTTCGATTTTCTTGTCTGGGCCGGTGGCGACGACCTGCTGCTCGATTGCGAGGCGGACGCTGCCGATGAGCTGGTCAAGCGGCTCTCGCTCTATCGCTTGCGGCGCAAGATCGCGATTGGGCGCGACGAGGCGCTGGCGGTACACTGGAGCACTGACGCGCAAGAAGGCGCTTCACCTGATCCGCGCCTACCACAGCTCGGCTGGCGCTGGCTCGCGCCTGCCGATCCGGCCGACGAGTCCGCCGATGCCGCCTGGCTGGCGCATCGCCTGGCGCTCGGCGTGCCGGAGGGGCGCGCCGAACTCGGCGATATCCTGTGGCTGGAAACCAATGCTGCCGAACTGAACGGGGTCAGCTTCACCAAGGGCTGTTATGTCGGGCAGGAAAATACCGCACGGATGAACTGGCGGCAAAAGGTCAACCGGCGGCTGGTGGTGGTGCCACTGGCGCAGTCCGAGGAGAAGCGCCGCAAGATTGCCTATCCGGAGCTCGGCTCGGCGGTCGATCACTTGCGGGTCGAGGATATTGATGCCGCGATCGTCCCCGAGTGGATGCGCGAGGCGGTTACGCCAGCTGATTGA
- a CDS encoding glycine zipper 2TM domain-containing protein, with translation MTNAFAKQLAGPAAIVALALAAPASAVQMPVPASPSASEYSFASPLGDLTAEHRKKKRHGHWDDYDYDDRYYGRHDRRYYGEPVYRDTRIWRGRDGRYYCRRENGTTGLLIGAGVGGLAGNELAGRGDKALGTLLGAVGGAILGREIDRSNSRCR, from the coding sequence ATGACGAACGCATTCGCAAAACAGCTTGCCGGCCCCGCAGCCATCGTGGCGCTTGCCCTGGCAGCGCCCGCCTCTGCTGTGCAGATGCCAGTGCCTGCCAGCCCTAGCGCCAGCGAATATTCCTTCGCCAGCCCGCTGGGTGACCTGACCGCTGAGCACCGCAAGAAGAAGCGGCATGGCCACTGGGACGATTACGATTACGATGATCGCTATTATGGCCGCCACGATCGCCGCTATTACGGCGAGCCGGTCTATCGCGACACGCGCATCTGGCGCGGGCGCGACGGCCGCTATTACTGCCGCCGGGAAAACGGCACTACCGGCCTGCTGATCGGCGCCGGCGTGGGCGGCCTGGCCGGCAATGAACTGGCCGGGCGCGGGGACAAGGCGCTGGGTACTCTGCTCGGCGCGGTTGGCGGCGCAATCCTGGGCCGTGAGATCGACCGGAGCAATTCGCGCTGCCGCTGA
- the rarD gene encoding EamA family transporter RarD produces MQTPDQHGQPSGLPAALGAYLIWSMLPLYLLLVKSVPPFEFVGWRIIWTLPICLLIVAVRRQFPALREAFSSARSMMLLCLSAALIGLNWFVYVWAIQRDNVYAASLGYYLNPLLNVLLGTVFLGERLSRLQWTAVGIASVAVALLLGGALTTLWISLALACSFGLYGLVRKQVAVGALPGLTVESALLLPVAGGIAWWYAASPAGSSFGHDLWISLAIVLGGVVTAVPLLLFAIAARRMDYSTLGFIQYLTPTIVFLLGLTVFREELRPAQLGSFVLIWTAIAIFVWDLLRRRRKPAAI; encoded by the coding sequence ATGCAGACGCCCGACCAGCACGGCCAGCCATCGGGCCTTCCCGCAGCGCTGGGTGCCTATCTGATCTGGAGCATGCTGCCGCTCTACCTGCTGCTGGTGAAGAGCGTACCGCCGTTCGAGTTCGTCGGCTGGCGGATCATCTGGACCCTGCCGATCTGCCTGCTGATCGTGGCCGTGCGGCGCCAGTTTCCGGCGCTGCGCGAAGCATTTTCCAGTGCGCGCAGCATGATGCTGTTGTGTCTCAGCGCCGCGCTGATCGGGCTGAACTGGTTCGTTTATGTCTGGGCGATCCAGCGCGACAATGTCTATGCGGCTAGCCTCGGCTATTACCTCAACCCGCTGCTCAACGTGCTGCTCGGCACAGTCTTCCTGGGCGAGCGCCTGTCGCGGCTTCAATGGACCGCCGTGGGCATCGCCAGCGTGGCAGTTGCGCTATTGCTGGGCGGCGCGTTGACGACACTGTGGATTAGCCTCGCCCTTGCGTGCAGCTTCGGCCTTTACGGGTTGGTTCGCAAGCAGGTCGCGGTCGGAGCGCTGCCGGGACTGACGGTCGAGAGCGCACTGCTGCTGCCGGTCGCGGGCGGGATCGCCTGGTGGTATGCGGCCAGCCCGGCGGGCTCGTCCTTCGGGCATGACCTGTGGATCAGCCTCGCAATCGTTCTCGGGGGCGTGGTGACGGCGGTGCCGCTGCTGCTGTTCGCGATCGCCGCGCGGCGGATGGATTACTCGACGCTTGGCTTCATCCAATATCTGACGCCGACCATCGTCTTCCTACTGGGGCTTACCGTGTTCCGCGAGGAACTGCGCCCAGCCCAACTCGGCAGTTTCGTGCTGATCTGGACAGCGATCGCAATTTTCGTGTGGGACCTGCTGCGGCGGCGCCGCAAGCCCGCCGCTATCTAG